The following proteins come from a genomic window of Plutella xylostella chromosome 22, ilPluXylo3.1, whole genome shotgun sequence:
- the LOC125490285 gene encoding uncharacterized protein LOC125490285, with amino-acid sequence MNDVLNDFGGKLDVVLVPERFKSTCVRPADCGGLVPRADRYHPPLHITVPLQEIQQAQLLNPSNVDTGLDWNFKKANFALMYDLLRVSNADWSQVAPFLSDAQHGFRQKRSVETNLLTLVDIVSRDMEGGGQVDVAYLDFKKAFDRVDNDILLGKLCAIGFSPKLLRLCSDYLRDRQQFVRHGCYVSEPYHTRSGVSQGSILGPLFFILMINDLESQLHNSTCLLYADDLKLSMRVRGEADCALLQQDLDAVHQWSLDNKLLFNTSKCAVMSYTRAKNPFEADYRLGMDVILRVYTITDLGVTFDTKLTFHDHFKALTANCFRRLGFVIRNAKDFSQTCVIQLLYSALVRSKVESSSVVWSPHESTYTLMLEKVQKAFLRFLYKKKYGYYPYLYPTSFLLGMLGFNSLEVRRDLNLAIMACRTLRGETECPHMVGEVCCLFAPNKYLRARSHRLLAVGAARSVARQQSPLIRATTMVNAIIDSAPQVDVFADGWPKLKKACLKFCESE; translated from the exons ATGAATGATGTGCTAaatgattttggtggaaagcTTGATGTCGTGTTGGTGCCGGAGAGGTTCAAGTCAACCTGTGTGCGCCCCGCCGACTGCGGAGGGCTGGTGCCGCGCGCCGACCGCTACCACCCACCGCTTCATATCACAGTACCACTGCAAGAAATTCAGCAGGCTCAGTTATTGAATCCCAGCAACGTTGATACAGGTTTGGACTGGAATTTTAAAAAAGCTAACTTTGCCTTGATGTACGATCTGCTACGAGTATCCAACGCCGATTGGTCACAG GTTGCACCATTTCTGTCTGACGCCCAGCATGGTTTCCGTCAAAAGAGATCCGTAGAGACTAACTTGCTTACGTTGGTGGATATCGTGTCGCGGGACATGGAGGGAGGTGGACAAGTGGATGTCGCCTACCTTGATTTTAAAAAAGCATTCGACCGAGTCGATAACGATATACTTCTTGGGAAGTTATGTGCGATAGGTTTCTCTCCTAAACTTCTCAGACTCTGCTCGGACTATCTTCGCGACCGGCAACAGTTTGTGCGCCATGGATGCTATGTCTCTGAGCCCTATCATACTCGCTCCGGCGTCAGCCAAGGTTCAATTCTGGGACCACTTTTCTTCATTCTAATGATAAATGACTTAGAATCACAACTGCACAACTCAACGTGCCTACTCTACGCCGATGATCTGAAGCTCTCCATGCGTGTGCGTGGGGAGGCTGATTGTGCTCTGTTGCAACAGGACCTTGATGCAGTTCACCAGTGGTCGCTGGACAACAAACTACTCTTTAACACCAGCAAGTGCGCAGTTATGTCCTACACCCGAGCGAAGAACCCGTTCGAGGCGGATTATAGGCTTGGTATGGATGTTATTCTTCGCGTGTACACCATTACAGATCTTGGAGTTACATTTGACACAAAGCTGACATTTCATGACCACTTTAAAGCTCTTACAGCCAACTGTTTTAGAAGACTGGGTTTTGTTATAAGGAATGCGAAAGATTTTAGTCAAACATGCGTCATCCAGCTTCTATACAGTGCTCTGGTGCGAAGCAAAGTTGAGTCCAGCTCTGTTGTTTGGTCTCCTCACGAGTCCACATATACCCTCATGCTAGAAAAGGTCCAAAAAGCATTCCTTCGCTTTctatataagaaaaaatatggatACTATCCTTACCTCTATCCAACTAGCTTCTTGCTGGGAATGCTGGGGTTCAACTCGTTGGAAGTTCGACGGGATCTAAACCTAGCGATAATGGCATGTAGGACCCTGCGAGGAGAGACGGAATGTCCTCATATGGTTGGTGAGGTTTGCTGCCTGTTTGCCCCTAACAAGTATCTGCGAGCCAGATCTCACAGGCTGCTGGCGGTGGGTGCAGCGCGCTCGGTGGCGCGGCAACAATCGCCTCTAATTCGGGCCACTACGATGGTGAATGCCATAATAGATTCGGCACCACAAGTTGATGTGTTTGCGGATGGTTGGCCAAAGTTAAAAAAGGCATGTCTGAAATTTTGTGAGTCTGAATAG